One genomic window of Ilyobacter polytropus DSM 2926 includes the following:
- a CDS encoding ketopantoate reductase family protein, translating to MNHSIKKVSIIGLGALGVMYAEHLSQKMKFEDLRIIADQKRIDRYKEEGIYCNGKKCHFNYVTPDEIVKPSDLLIFAVKYTHLQEAIEAVRHHVGEDTIILSVLNGIESERDIAKVYGEDHNLYCVAQGMTAAKVGNQMTYKHKGMLCFGELNENKNTEKVECLKRVFDKVEMPYEINNQMAVKLWSKLMINVGVNQTVAYFNTTNQTIQKEGPERDMMIAAMKEVQMVAQKEGIILEDREIDYWLNIMDGLNPAGMPSMAQDVKAKRYSEVELFAGTIVRLGKKHNVPVPVNTEFYRYFIELEAGY from the coding sequence ATGAATCATTCTATTAAAAAAGTATCGATAATCGGATTAGGGGCTTTAGGTGTAATGTACGCAGAACACCTGTCCCAGAAAATGAAATTTGAAGACCTAAGGATCATAGCAGATCAAAAGAGGATAGACCGTTATAAAGAAGAGGGAATATATTGCAATGGTAAAAAATGTCATTTTAATTATGTGACTCCAGATGAAATAGTAAAACCATCTGATCTTCTTATATTCGCTGTAAAATATACTCATCTTCAAGAGGCTATCGAGGCAGTCAGACATCACGTTGGTGAGGACACAATTATTCTATCGGTACTGAATGGTATTGAAAGTGAAAGGGATATTGCAAAGGTTTACGGAGAAGATCATAACTTATACTGTGTGGCCCAGGGGATGACAGCGGCTAAAGTTGGTAACCAGATGACTTATAAGCACAAGGGTATGCTGTGTTTCGGTGAACTAAATGAAAATAAAAATACAGAAAAAGTAGAATGTCTGAAAAGGGTTTTTGATAAGGTGGAGATGCCCTATGAGATAAATAATCAAATGGCAGTAAAACTTTGGAGTAAATTGATGATAAATGTGGGAGTCAATCAGACAGTTGCATATTTTAATACAACAAATCAAACTATTCAGAAAGAAGGTCCTGAGAGAGATATGATGATAGCAGCTATGAAAGAGGTGCAGATGGTTGCTCAAAAAGAGGGTATTATCCTCGAAGATAGAGAGATTGATTATTGGCTGAATATTATGGATGGACTTAATCCAGCAGGGATGCCATCTATGGCACAAGATGTAAAAGCAAAACGTTATAGCGAAGTTGAGTTGTTTGCAGGTACCATTGTAAGGCTTGGAAAAAAACACAATGTCCCTGTTCCTGTGAATACAGAATTTTATAGGTATTTTATTGAGTTAGAGGCCGGGTACTAA
- a CDS encoding DUF1848 domain-containing protein, whose product MILSVSRRTDIPAFYSEWFFKRVEEGFLYVRNPMNPKQISKVIISPEETEFIVFWTKNPSPMLNKLEKLEGYNYYFQFTVNPYDKEIEPEVPKKNIIIKSFKELSRKIGKKRVIWRYDPILLNDKIDINYHKIYFEKIAKELSDYTEKCIISFIDMYSKTKKNCSGKNIRELTEKEKFRLAEHIKEIGEKYNIKIETCAEKIDLSKYGIEHTKCIDDKLIGEVLGKGISAQKDKSQREECRCIKSVDIGVYNSCPNKCIYCYANFSCELVDKNAKLHDINSPLLIGNVNGDEKITLRKEKPVVAGKRYIKQRLF is encoded by the coding sequence ATGATTTTAAGTGTAAGCAGAAGAACTGACATTCCAGCATTTTATAGTGAATGGTTTTTTAAAAGGGTGGAAGAGGGATTTCTTTATGTTAGAAATCCCATGAATCCCAAACAGATCAGCAAGGTTATTATATCACCTGAAGAAACTGAATTTATTGTATTCTGGACAAAAAATCCTTCTCCAATGCTGAATAAACTTGAAAAGTTAGAAGGATATAATTATTATTTTCAATTTACAGTCAACCCTTACGATAAAGAGATTGAACCTGAAGTGCCTAAAAAAAATATTATTATTAAGAGTTTTAAAGAACTTTCTAGAAAAATTGGCAAAAAAAGGGTTATTTGGAGGTACGATCCGATTCTTTTAAATGATAAAATAGATATAAATTATCATAAGATATATTTTGAAAAAATCGCAAAAGAATTATCAGACTACACAGAAAAATGTATAATCAGTTTTATCGATATGTATTCTAAAACTAAAAAGAATTGTAGTGGAAAAAATATAAGAGAACTAACAGAGAAAGAAAAGTTTCGTCTGGCAGAACATATAAAAGAAATTGGAGAAAAATACAATATAAAAATAGAGACTTGTGCTGAAAAAATTGACTTGTCAAAATATGGCATTGAACACACTAAATGCATAGACGATAAACTAATTGGAGAGGTATTGGGAAAAGGAATATCTGCTCAGAAAGATAAAAGTCAGAGAGAAGAATGCCGCTGTATAAAATCAGTTGATATAGGGGTTTATAACTCCTGTCCTAATAAATGCATATATTGCTATGCAAACTTTAGTTGCGAATTGGTAGATAAAAATGCTAAACTACACGATATAAATTCTCCCTTGTTGATTGGTAATGTCAACGGGGATGAAAAGATAACATTGAGAAAAGAAAAGCCCGTTGTTGCTGGCAAAAGATATATAAAGCAAAGGTTATTTTGA